The proteins below are encoded in one region of Rhinolophus sinicus isolate RSC01 linkage group LG07, ASM3656204v1, whole genome shotgun sequence:
- the PLK5 gene encoding LOW QUALITY PROTEIN: inactive serine/threonine-protein kinase PLK5 (The sequence of the model RefSeq protein was modified relative to this genomic sequence to represent the inferred CDS: inserted 2 bases in 1 codon) gives MEPGLRWRRSCHPPVSAFLRDPGSGRVYKRGKLIGKGAFSRCYKLTDMSTSAVFALKVVPRGGAGAGRLHPSGKVEREVALHSRLRHRNIVAFHGHFADRDHVYMLLEYCSRQSLAHVLEARQTLTEPEVRYYLRGLVSGLRYLHQLRIVHRDLKLSNFFLNKNMEVKIGDLGLATRVGPGGRCHRVLCGTPNFLAPEVVSRNGHSCQSDIWALGCIMYMVLTGTPPFVAAPLSEMYQNIRDGRYPEPAHLSPNARHLIARLLAPNPAERPSLDHLLQDDFFTQGFTPDRLPPHSCHSPPIFAIPQPLGRLFRKVGQLLLNQCRPPCRFTPDEASGPGEDGSDPNSMGFSETSLSEREPPGPKVPINLLTQGTLRSDPAGPEGSPRQEVEVAIRKLQLCLNPGPPATQEPRGEQQPILSAPKWVDYSSKYSFGYQLLDGGSGVLLQDGTHMALRPPGGQVCYMPDQGKVQTFTLRDMPSPLGAKLAVLQLFAGYMQQRLQEEGALPMPTPLASPSLCPLHYLCPSEXLLLLLSDGTEQVSCSGHEAQLVLSGGGEELLLTVWEQGQPGISYPLGVLRSHGCSPAAHRHLLHALCMLQSM, from the exons GGCGCCTTCAGCCGCTGCTACAAGCTGACCGACATGTCCACCAGTGCCGTGTTTGCACTCAAGGTGGTGCCACGTGGCGGGGCAGGAGCTGGGCGTCTGCACCCCAGTGGGAAG GTGGAGCGAGAGGTCGCCCTGCACAGCCGCCTGCGACACCGCAACATCGTGGCCTTCCATGGACACTTTGCTGACCGTGACCACGTGTACATGCTGTTGGAATACTGCAGCCGCCAG TCCTTGGCCCACGTGCTGGAAGCACGGCAGACACTGACAGAGCCTGAGGTGCGCTACTACCTGCGGGGCCTGGTCAGTGGCCTTCGCTACCTGCACCAGTTGCGGATCGTGCACCGGGACCTGAAGCTCA GTAACTTCTTCTTAAACAAGAACATGGAGGTGAAGATTGGGGACCTGGGACTGGCTACCAGGGTAGGGCCTGGGGGCCGCTGCCACAG AGTGCTCTGTGGGACCCCAAACTTCCTGGCCCCTGAGGTCGTCTCCAGAAATGGGCACTCCTGCCAGTCGGACATCTGGGCACTGGGCTGCATCAT GTACATGGTTCTGACTGGCACCCCTCCCTTCGTGGCGGCTCCCCTGTCAGAGATGTATCAGAACATCCGTGATGGCCGTTACCCTGAGCCTGCCCACTTGTCACCCAACGCCCGCCACCTCATCGCCCGCCTGCTGGCACCCAACCCGGCTGAGCGGCCCAGTCTGGACCACCTGCTGCAGGACGACTTCTTCACGCAG GGTTTCACTCCAGACCGGCTGCCACCCCACTCCTGCCACAGCCCGCCCATCTTCGCCATCCCCCAGCCTCTGGGCAGGCTTTTCCGGAAGGTGGGCCAGCTGCTGCTGAACCAGTGCCGGCCACCCT GTCGCTTCACTCCTGATGAGGCATCAGGTCCAGGAGAAGATGGTTCAGACCCTAACTCCATGGGATTCAGTGAG ACCTCCCTGTCGGAGAGAGAGCCTCCCGGTCCCAAGGTCCCCATCAACCTGCTCACCCAAGGGACCCTCCGGAGTGACCCAGCTG GGCCTGAGGGGAGCCCGAGGCAGGAGGTAGAGGTGGCCATCAGAAAGCTACAGCTCTGCCTGAACCCTGGACCCCCAG CTACACAGGAGCCCCGGGGAGAGCAGCAGCCCATCCTCTCAGCCCCCAAGTGGGTGGATTATTCCAGCAAGTACAGCTTCGGCTACCAGCTGTTGGATGGGGGCAGTGGTGTCCTGCTTCAGGATGGCACCCACATGGCCCTGCGCCCCCCAGGGGG CCAAGTCTGCTACATGCCCGACCAGGGGAAGGTACAAACATTCACCCTGAGGGACATGCCCAGCCCCCTGGGTGCCAAGCTGGCCGTCCTGCAACTCTTCGCGGGCTACATGCAGCAGCGGCTGCAAGAG GAGGGGGCCCTGCCCATGCCCACCCCGCTTGCCAGCCCCAGCCTATGCCCGTTGCACTACCTGTGTCCCAGCGA CCTGCTGCTGCTCCTCAGTGACGGGACAGAGCAG GTCAGCTGCAGTGGACATGAAGCTCAGCTGGTGCTGAGTGGGGGTGGTGAGGAATTGCTCCTCACAGTCTGGGAACAAGGACAGCCTGGCATCTCCTACCCGCTGGGTGTCCTGCGGAGCCATGGGTGTTCCCCAGCTGCCCACCGGCACCTGCTCCATGCTCTCTGCATGCTGCAGAGCATGTAG